One genomic window of bacterium includes the following:
- a CDS encoding ABC transporter permease has translation MIGNIIKKEFKELFTLSTLIPIVVIAIVLGFVGQTIGNIGETMEEKPVVGIVDMDDGDFSDIAMSVLIEKAEVIYNGNDAEEGLEEVREENGVALLVIPENFSQNIYANHPGEIEIYWIMRGAGMMDSISSGVVEGLIQAVNQGISTKLIQQDSSFDPALILAPTTRVE, from the coding sequence ATGATTGGCAACATAATAAAGAAAGAATTCAAGGAATTGTTTACCCTCTCAACCCTGATCCCAATAGTGGTTATTGCCATAGTGCTTGGATTTGTGGGGCAAACGATTGGCAACATCGGGGAAACTATGGAGGAGAAGCCAGTCGTAGGAATCGTGGATATGGACGATGGCGATTTTTCTGATATAGCCATGTCCGTTCTTATCGAGAAGGCGGAGGTTATCTATAATGGCAATGATGCTGAAGAAGGCCTGGAAGAAGTAAGGGAAGAAAATGGAGTTGCGCTTCTGGTAATACCTGAAAACTTCAGCCAAAACATTTATGCCAATCATCCCGGAGAAATAGAAATTTACTGGATAATGAGAGGGGCGGGGATGATGGATTCCATATCCTCAGGCGTGGTTGAAGGACTTATCCAGGCAGTGAACCAGGGGATATCGACGAAACTGATACAACAAGATAGCTCCTTTGATCCCGCCCTCATCTTGGCCCCGACGACAAGAGTTGAAA
- a CDS encoding ABC transporter ATP-binding protein, whose translation MKAVEVRELVKDYGNFRAINGISFEVKEGEIFGLIGPNGAGKTTALRVIATLLQITSGSVTVFDYELPKEAGEVRKIISYLPEEAGAYKNLRGKEYLKFIAKFFGDGEKFQDMVRRGLEIANLGERINDKVDTYSKGMTRRLLVGRALMVNPRLAILDEPTSGLDVVNAQEVRRIINSAVEAGVAVLLSSHNMLEVEFLCHRIALIDDGRIIASGTAAELKKEYDARNIEEAFVKAIK comes from the coding sequence ATGAAAGCAGTAGAAGTTAGAGAACTGGTCAAGGACTATGGGAACTTCAGGGCAATAAATGGAATCTCTTTTGAAGTAAAGGAAGGGGAGATATTTGGCCTGATAGGTCCTAATGGTGCGGGAAAGACAACCGCACTGAGAGTCATTGCCACACTGCTTCAAATAACCTCTGGCTCGGTAACGGTCTTTGACTATGAACTTCCTAAAGAGGCGGGAGAGGTGAGAAAGATAATAAGCTATTTGCCCGAAGAGGCTGGCGCCTATAAAAACCTCAGGGGCAAAGAGTACCTGAAGTTTATCGCCAAATTCTTTGGCGATGGAGAGAAATTCCAGGATATGGTCCGGAGAGGACTGGAAATAGCCAATTTAGGAGAGAGAATAAACGACAAAGTTGACACATACAGCAAGGGAATGACACGGCGTTTGCTCGTGGGCAGAGCTTTAATGGTAAACCCGAGATTGGCGATATTAGATGAGCCTACCTCCGGCCTGGACGTGGTAAATGCTCAGGAGGTGAGGAGGATAATAAATAGCGCAGTTGAGGCAGGAGTGGCGGTTTTATTGTCTTCGCATAATATGCTTGAGGTAGAGTTCTTATGCCACCGCATCGCTTTGATAGACGATGGGAGAATAATTGCCAGCGGGACTGCCGCGGAACTCAAAAAGGAATATGACGCTAGAAATATAGAAGAGGCTTTTGTTAAGGCGATTAAATGA